The following coding sequences lie in one Pseudomonas sp. B33.4 genomic window:
- the rplA gene encoding 50S ribosomal protein L1 — protein sequence MAKLTKRQKAIAGKIEAGKAYNIVDAAALLAELSTVKFSESFDVAVNLGVDPRKSDQVVRSATVLPHGTGKTVRVAVFTQGPAAEAALAAGADRVGMDDLAAEMKGGDLNYDVVIASPDAMRVVGQLGQILGPRGLMPNPKVGTVTPDVATAVKNAKAGQVRYRTDKNGIIHTSVGKMGFDAVKLKENVEALIADLKRIKPASSKGIYVKRVTLSTTMGPGLVIDQSSLDA from the coding sequence ATGGCTAAGCTGACCAAGCGTCAAAAGGCTATCGCCGGCAAAATCGAAGCAGGCAAGGCCTACAACATTGTAGACGCCGCAGCTCTGCTGGCTGAGCTGTCGACTGTCAAGTTCAGCGAGTCGTTCGACGTTGCTGTAAACCTGGGTGTAGACCCGCGTAAATCCGACCAGGTTGTTCGTAGCGCTACTGTGCTGCCACACGGCACTGGCAAGACTGTTCGCGTTGCTGTCTTCACTCAGGGTCCAGCTGCTGAGGCCGCTTTGGCTGCCGGCGCTGACCGTGTAGGTATGGACGACCTGGCTGCCGAAATGAAAGGCGGCGACCTGAACTATGACGTAGTGATCGCATCCCCGGATGCCATGCGCGTTGTAGGTCAGCTGGGCCAGATCCTCGGTCCACGTGGTCTGATGCCTAACCCTAAGGTTGGTACTGTAACTCCAGACGTAGCTACCGCGGTTAAAAACGCTAAAGCTGGTCAGGTTCGTTATCGCACCGACAAAAACGGCATCATTCACACCTCCGTTGGCAAGATGGGCTTCGACGCCGTCAAGCTGAAGGAAAACGTTGAAGCCCTGATCGCTGATCTGAAGCGTATCAAGCCAGCTTCTTCGAAAGGTATCTATGTCAAGCGCGTTACCCTGAGCACCACTATGGGCCCAGGTCTGGTTATCGATCAGAGCTCGCTGGACGCGTAA
- the rpoB gene encoding DNA-directed RNA polymerase subunit beta, producing MAYSYTEKKRIRKDFSKLPDVMDVPYLLAIQLDSYREFLQAGATKDQFRDVGLHAAFKSVFPIISYSGNAALEYVGYRLGEPAFDVKECVLRGVTFAVPLRVKVRLIIFDKESSNKAIKDIKEQEVYMGEIPLMTENGTFVINGTERVIVSQLHRSPGVFFDHDRGKTHSSGKLLYSARIIPYRGSWLDFEFDPKDCVFVRIDRRRKLPASVLLRALGYTTEEVLDAFYTTNVFKLSGETLSLELIASRLRGEIAVLDIQDEKGKVIVEAGRRITARHINQIEKAGIKTLEVPLDYVLGRTTAKVIVHPATGEILAECNTELNTEVLAKIAKAGVVRIETLYTNDIDCGPFVSDTLKIDSTSNQLEALVEIYRMMRPGEPPTKDAAETLFNNLFFSPERYDLSAVGRMKFNRRIGRTEIEGSGVLCKEDIVAVLKTLVDIRNGKGIVDDIDHLGNRRVRCVGEMAENQFRVGLVRVERAVKERLSMAESEGLMPQDLINAKPVAAAVKEFFGSSQLSQFMDQNNPLSEITHKRRVSALGPGGLTRERAGFEVRDVHPTHYGRVCPIETPEGPNIGLINSLAAYARTNQYGFLESPYRVVKEGVVTDEIVFLSAIEEADHVIAQASATMNDQKVLIDELVAVRHLNEFTVKAPEEVTLMDVSPKQVVSVAASLIPFLEHDDANRALMGSNMQRQAVPTLRADKPLVGTGMERNVARDSGVCVVARRGGVIDSVDASRIVVRVADDEVETGEAGVDIYNLTKYTRSNQNTCINQRPLVSKGDRVQRSDIMADGPSTDMGELALGQNMRIAFMAWNGFNFEDSICLSERVVQEDRFTTIHIQELTCVARDTKLGPEEITADIPNVGEAALNKLDEAGIVYVGAEVGAGDILVGKVTPKGETQLTPEEKLLRAIFGEKASDVKDTSLRVPTGTKGTVIDVQVFTRDGVERDARALSIEKTQLDEIRKDLNEEFRIVEGATFERLRSALVGHKAEGGAGLKKGQDITDEVLDGLEHGQWFKLRMAEDALNEQLEKAQAYIVDRRRLLDDKFEDKKRKLQQGDDLAPGVLKIVKVYLAIRRRIQPGDKMAGRHGNKGVVSVIMPVEDMPHDANGTPVDVVLNPLGVPSRMNVGQILETHLGLAAKGLGEKINRMVEEQRKVAELRTFLDEIYNQIGGRNEDLDSFSDQEILDLAKNLRGGVPMATPVFDGAKESEIKAMLKLADLPESGQMQLTDGRTGNKFERPVTVGYMYMLKLNHLVDDKMHARSTGSYSLVTQQPLGGKAQFGGQRFGEMEVWALEAYGAAYTLQEMLTVKSDDVNGRTKMYKNIVDGDHRMEPGMPESFNVLIKEIRSLGIDIDLETE from the coding sequence ATGGCTTACTCATATACTGAGAAAAAACGTATCCGCAAGGACTTTAGCAAGTTGCCGGACGTCATGGATGTGCCTTACCTCCTGGCCATCCAGCTGGATTCGTATCGTGAATTCTTGCAAGCGGGAGCGACTAAAGATCAGTTCCGCGACGTGGGCCTGCATGCGGCCTTCAAATCCGTTTTCCCGATCATCAGCTACTCCGGCAATGCTGCGCTGGAGTACGTCGGTTATCGCCTGGGCGAACCGGCATTTGATGTCAAAGAATGCGTATTGCGCGGTGTAACTTTCGCCGTACCTTTGCGGGTAAAAGTGCGCCTGATCATTTTCGACAAAGAATCGTCGAACAAAGCGATCAAGGACATCAAAGAGCAAGAAGTCTACATGGGTGAAATCCCCCTGATGACTGAGAACGGTACCTTCGTAATCAACGGTACCGAGCGTGTAATCGTTTCCCAGCTGCACCGTTCCCCGGGCGTGTTCTTCGATCACGACCGCGGCAAGACGCATAGCTCCGGCAAACTGCTGTACTCCGCGCGCATCATTCCTTACCGCGGTTCGTGGTTGGACTTCGAGTTCGACCCGAAAGACTGCGTGTTCGTGCGTATTGACCGTCGTCGCAAGCTGCCGGCATCGGTACTGCTGCGTGCGCTCGGCTATACCACTGAAGAAGTGCTGGACGCTTTCTACACCACCAACGTTTTCAAACTGAGCGGCGAGACCCTCAGTCTGGAACTGATTGCTTCGCGTCTGCGTGGTGAAATTGCGGTTCTGGATATTCAGGACGAGAAGGGCAAGGTCATTGTTGAAGCGGGCCGCCGTATTACTGCGCGCCACATCAACCAGATCGAAAAAGCCGGCATCAAGACCCTGGAAGTGCCTCTGGACTACGTCCTCGGTCGCACCACCGCCAAGGTCATCGTGCACCCGGCTACCGGCGAAATCCTGGCAGAGTGCAACACCGAGCTGAATACTGAAGTCCTGGCAAAAATTGCCAAGGCCGGCGTTGTTCGCATCGAAACTCTGTACACCAACGATATCGACTGCGGTCCGTTCGTCTCCGACACGCTGAAGATCGACTCCACCAGCAACCAATTGGAAGCGCTGGTCGAGATCTATCGCATGATGCGTCCAGGCGAGCCGCCAACCAAAGACGCTGCCGAAACCCTGTTCAACAACCTGTTCTTCAGCCCTGAGCGCTATGACCTGTCTGCGGTCGGCCGGATGAAGTTCAACCGTCGTATCGGTCGTACCGAGATCGAAGGTTCGGGCGTGCTGTGCAAGGAAGACATCGTCGCGGTACTGAAGACTCTGGTCGACATCCGTAACGGTAAAGGCATCGTCGATGACATCGACCACCTGGGTAACCGTCGTGTTCGCTGCGTAGGCGAAATGGCCGAGAACCAGTTCCGCGTTGGCCTGGTACGTGTTGAGCGTGCGGTCAAAGAGCGTCTGTCGATGGCTGAAAGCGAAGGCTTGATGCCGCAAGACCTGATCAATGCCAAGCCAGTGGCTGCAGCGGTGAAAGAGTTCTTCGGTTCCAGCCAGCTCTCGCAGTTCATGGACCAGAACAACCCGCTGTCCGAGATTACCCACAAGCGTCGTGTCTCTGCACTCGGCCCTGGTGGTCTGACTCGTGAGCGCGCAGGCTTTGAAGTCCGTGACGTACACCCGACTCACTACGGTCGCGTATGCCCGATTGAAACGCCGGAAGGTCCGAACATCGGTCTGATCAACTCCTTGGCTGCTTACGCTCGCACCAACCAGTACGGCTTCCTGGAAAGCCCGTACCGCGTGGTGAAAGAGGGTGTTGTCACCGACGAAATCGTGTTCCTGTCCGCTATTGAAGAAGCCGATCACGTGATCGCGCAGGCTTCGGCGACCATGAACGACCAGAAAGTCCTGATCGACGAACTGGTAGCCGTACGTCACCTGAACGAGTTCACCGTCAAGGCGCCTGAAGAAGTCACCTTGATGGACGTTTCGCCGAAGCAGGTAGTTTCGGTTGCAGCGTCGCTGATTCCGTTCCTCGAGCACGACGACGCCAACCGTGCGTTGATGGGTTCGAACATGCAGCGTCAAGCTGTACCAACCCTGCGCGCTGACAAGCCGCTGGTAGGTACCGGCATGGAGCGTAACGTAGCCCGTGACTCCGGCGTTTGCGTCGTAGCTCGTCGTGGTGGCGTGATCGATTCCGTCGACGCCAGCCGTATCGTGGTTCGAGTTGCTGATGACGAAGTTGAAACCGGCGAAGCCGGTGTCGACATCTACAACCTGACCAAATACACCCGCTCGAACCAGAACACCTGCATCAACCAGCGTCCGCTGGTGAGCAAGGGTGATCGCGTTCAGCGTAGCGACATCATGGCCGACGGCCCGTCCACCGACATGGGTGAGCTGGCACTGGGTCAGAACATGCGCATCGCGTTCATGGCATGGAACGGCTTCAACTTCGAAGACTCCATCTGCCTGTCCGAGCGTGTGGTTCAGGAAGACCGTTTCACCACGATCCACATTCAGGAACTGACCTGTGTGGCCCGTGACACCAAGCTTGGGCCTGAAGAGATCACTGCAGACATCCCGAACGTGGGTGAAGCTGCACTGAACAAACTGGACGAAGCCGGTATCGTTTACGTAGGTGCTGAAGTTGGCGCAGGCGACATCCTGGTCGGTAAGGTCACTCCGAAAGGCGAGACCCAGCTGACTCCGGAAGAAAAACTGCTGCGTGCAATCTTCGGTGAAAAAGCCAGCGACGTTAAAGACACTTCCCTGCGCGTACCTACCGGTACCAAAGGTACTGTCATCGACGTACAGGTCTTCACCCGTGACGGCGTCGAGCGTGATGCTCGTGCACTGTCGATCGAGAAGACTCAGCTCGACGAGATCCGCAAGGATCTGAACGAAGAGTTCCGTATCGTTGAAGGCGCGACTTTCGAACGTCTGCGTTCCGCTCTGGTAGGCCACAAGGCTGAAGGCGGCGCAGGTCTGAAGAAAGGTCAGGACATCACCGACGAAGTGCTCGACGGTCTTGAGCATGGTCAGTGGTTCAAACTGCGCATGGCTGAAGATGCTCTTAACGAGCAACTCGAGAAGGCTCAGGCCTACATCGTTGATCGCCGCCGTCTGCTGGACGACAAGTTCGAAGACAAGAAGCGCAAACTGCAGCAGGGCGATGACCTGGCTCCAGGCGTGCTGAAAATCGTCAAGGTTTACCTGGCAATCCGTCGTCGCATCCAGCCGGGCGACAAGATGGCCGGTCGTCACGGTAACAAAGGTGTGGTCTCTGTGATCATGCCGGTCGAAGACATGCCGCACGATGCCAATGGCACCCCGGTCGACGTCGTCCTCAACCCGCTGGGCGTACCTTCGCGTATGAACGTTGGTCAGATCCTTGAAACCCACCTGGGCCTCGCGGCCAAAGGTCTGGGCGAGAAGATCAACCGGATGGTCGAAGAGCAGCGTAAAGTCGCTGAGCTGCGTACCTTCCTGGACGAGATCTACAACCAGATCGGCGGTCGTAACGAAGATCTGGATAGCTTCTCCGATCAGGAAATCCTGGATCTGGCGAAGAACCTGCGTGGCGGCGTTCCAATGGCCACTCCAGTGTTCGACGGCGCCAAGGAAAGCGAAATCAAGGCCATGCTGAAACTGGCAGACCTGCCGGAAAGCGGCCAGATGCAGCTGACTGACGGCCGTACCGGCAACAAGTTCGAGCGTCCAGTTACCGTTGGCTACATGTACATGCTGAAGCTGAACCACTTGGTAGACGACAAGATGCACGCGCGTTCTACCGGTTCGTACAGCCTGGTTACCCAGCAGCCGCTGGGTGGTAAGGCGCAGTTCGGTGGTCAGCGTTTCGGGGAGATGGAGGTCTGGGCACTGGAAGCATACGGTGCTGCTTACACTCTGCAAGAAATGCTCACAGTGAAGTCGGACGATGTGAACGGCCGTACCAAGATGTACAAAAACATCGTGGATGGCGATCACCGTATGGAGCCGGGCATGCCCGAGTCCTTCAACGTGTTGATCAAGGAAATTCGTTCCCTCGGCATCGATATCGATCTGGAAACCGAATAA
- the rplJ gene encoding 50S ribosomal protein L10, with product MAINLEDKKAIVAEVNEAAKVALSAVVVDARGVTVGAMTGLRKEAREAGVYVRVVRNTLLKRAVADTQYSVLNDVFTGPTLIAFSNEHPGAAARIFKEFAKGQDKFEIKAAAFEGKFLAANQIDVLATLPTRDEAISQLMSVIQGATSKLARTLAAIRDQKEAAAA from the coding sequence GTGGCAATTAATCTCGAAGACAAGAAGGCCATCGTCGCTGAAGTCAACGAGGCTGCCAAAGTCGCTCTGTCCGCTGTCGTGGTTGATGCACGTGGCGTAACAGTAGGCGCAATGACCGGACTCCGTAAAGAGGCTCGTGAAGCTGGCGTTTACGTACGTGTTGTACGTAACACCCTGCTCAAGCGCGCTGTTGCTGACACTCAATACAGTGTCCTCAACGACGTGTTCACCGGCCCGACCCTGATTGCATTCTCGAACGAACATCCGGGCGCTGCTGCTCGTATTTTCAAAGAGTTTGCCAAGGGTCAGGACAAGTTCGAGATCAAGGCAGCTGCGTTCGAGGGCAAGTTCCTCGCAGCTAATCAGATCGACGTACTGGCAACCTTGCCGACCCGTGACGAAGCAATTTCTCAGCTGATGAGCGTGATTCAAGGCGCTACCAGCAAATTGGCTCGTACTCTGGCGGCAATTCGCGACCAGAAAGAAGCTGCCGCAGCCTAA
- the rplL gene encoding 50S ribosomal protein L7/L12 — protein sequence MSLTNEQIIEAIGQKSVVEIVELIKAMEETFGVTAAAASAGPAAAAAVVEEQTEFNVILKGAGEKKVNVIKAVRELTGLGLKEAKEKVDTAPQVIAEGVSKEAAEDAKKKLEEAGAEVEVK from the coding sequence ATGTCTCTGACTAACGAACAAATCATCGAAGCAATCGGCCAGAAATCCGTAGTGGAAATCGTTGAGCTGATCAAAGCGATGGAAGAAACTTTCGGCGTTACCGCTGCTGCTGCTTCGGCTGGTCCAGCTGCTGCTGCCGCTGTTGTTGAAGAGCAAACCGAGTTCAACGTAATCCTGAAAGGCGCTGGCGAGAAGAAAGTCAACGTGATCAAGGCTGTACGTGAACTGACCGGTCTGGGTCTGAAAGAAGCCAAGGAGAAGGTTGACACCGCTCCTCAGGTTATCGCTGAAGGCGTTTCGAAAGAAGCTGCTGAAGACGCGAAGAAGAAGCTGGAAGAAGCAGGCGCTGAAGTCGAAGTTAAGTAA